From Capsicum annuum cultivar UCD-10X-F1 unplaced genomic scaffold, UCD10Xv1.1 ctg30503, whole genome shotgun sequence:
TCATATTGTACTctttctccattatagtgaaacctcctccGCTTCTTTCCATGATTTTTCCCGCAAGGATTTTcatgtaaatctgtgtgttcttatttttcttttgcttttggTTTGCTTTTGTCCGATCATAAAAGTTCTAACAAGAAAAAGGAAAGGAACTGATTATTACATATTTATAGTAGTTAATAGTTTAAAATGTCTAAGAAAATTAAtcagttatatattttaaaaaatatgtaaaaaatattataaattataatagttaaccacttaaatatctaaaaatatattaaaaatatgataaattatataaattttatccgtgtcacataaattgaaataaaaaatagaatatattGGGCCCATCATCAACATCTAGTAGATTTAAGACTTAAGTCATCGCCAGACACCTAAATTTATTCCGAAAATTTagttagacccctcaactaaaaCCTgcacctatcaggcccctaacccaCCTAATTTTGATCAAATCAGACTTTTTTTTGCCTACATGACACTCTACGTGATGTCCATTCAATAGGGGCGTGTGaggcatgatttttttttaaataaatagcaAATGAAATTGTGCCAAGAGACACTGAGGGCCCcaaaaaatttttaataaaatatttttttttttaaaaaggctcCCCCAACCCAATCCAATACCCCCTCTCCCCTCTTTATCTTCTTTCCCACTCTtcttccttccttttttttttttttttttaaatttattttacctcccttttttttttctttttttcctttttttttttttttcgttcttagttttgaatttatgtttgaattttttttgttcttagttcgttcttattcttaatttttttccgCCTTTAGTttgcaaaaaaaatagaaatttgccgaaaaaaataaaacttcacCGGAAAAATgtcaattcattttttttcacaaatcaacaaaattgtaaatttaattcaaaaagaaaaataaaaaatgttattttccTAAATCAATAAGCGAGTGAACCTCAATGCTAAACTAAATAACAATGTTTTGGAAGAGGGTCTTGACATGGGATTGTTCCCACTCCAATCTTTCCCACcaattcttttcttcttcataaacttTGATTACTCTAAGGGATGGAAAAGGATGTTCATTTGTAGTTGGAGTATAGAAAGGCATCCTCTTCAGTTTGGGGCACTTATAAAATCTCATGTCTTCAAGGGAATCACACATCAGTTTTCCCTCACAGATACTCTTCAATTGAGGCAGGAAATCCAGGATGAGGTCTTTTAGCTTAGGAAGATCAGCAGTTGTAGATGTACTGCTGCTTTGGCTACTTCTCTCTCCTTCCTCTCTTCCTATTATCTCTTCCATCTCTGAACACTCACCTACAACAAGATTCTCAAGGTTCTTGAGATCCTGCAACATAGCCCGTGGAAACAACTTCTTCATCCTATGGCACTTGGAGATATACAATTCTGTTAGACCTGAGAAGGTGTGAGATGCAATTTTTCCCTTACAGAGCCCAACAAGATTTTGCAATTCACGAACAATCAGACTACGGAAAGATATGCAGTGCGGGTCTGTAGTTGTATCTCTACCAGAGGGAACGTTGACGATCCATTCTATCTCACCACAACAAAAGATCTCGCAGGTCAAGACTCTTGAAGAAGTAGTCCGTGACAGAAAGTTGTCCACAAAGCAGCTACTCAGCCCATGGCATTTGCTAATCTCTAGAAAGTCAATGCCATGTGGAAGAATAATTGATGTTGCTGCTTCAATGGTGTAATCTTCTACAATCACTCTTCTCTGTTTCGGTATGTAGTCATCAAAGTGACGACCAATACTTACTTGCCCCACAAATATGGTATACCACAAATCTTTCTCATAGTTATGGAGACTACTCATGAACTTGTAAAAGTT
This genomic window contains:
- the LOC124891106 gene encoding disease resistance protein RPS2-like (The sequence of the model RefSeq protein was modified relative to this genomic sequence to represent the inferred CDS: added 90 bases not found in genome assembly) yields the protein MENLVKLKFLDMGRTDLDELPKEILTKLPRLQYLNLPERVNAPVEDLASLELLEVFGGGFCDLHNFYKFMSSLHNYEKDLWYTIFVGQVSIGRHFDDYIPKQRRVIVEDYTIEAATSIILPHGIDFLEISKCHGLSSCFVDNFLSRTTSSRVLTCEIFCCGEIEWIVNVPSGRDTTTDPHCISFRSLIVRELQNLVGLCKGKIASHTFSGLTELYISKCHRMKKLFPRAMLQDLKNLENLVVGECSEMEEIIGREEGERSSQSSSTSTTADLPKLKDLILDFLPQLKSICEGKLMCDSLEDMRFYKCPKLKRMPFYTPTTNEHPFPSLRVIKVYEEEKNWWERLEWEQSHVKTLFQNIVI